In Flavobacterium lacustre, a genomic segment contains:
- a CDS encoding arginine decarboxylase has product MNTKYYDLINQTYYFPQEEFTLNKDNLQFHNIDLMKLVEKYGTPLKFTYLPQISNNINKAKSWFRKSMEKNKYEAKYFYCYCTKSSHFEYIMNEAFKNNIHIETSSAFDINIVENLLANGKINKSTYVICNGFKRDQYIDNIARLINNGHKNAIPIIDNFEELDLLQGQIKGKFKIGIRIAAEEEPKFEFYTSRLGIGYKNIVPFYKKEIKENKKLELKMLHFFINTGINDNAYYWNELVKCIKVYVALKKECPTLDGLNIGGGFPIKNSLTFEYDYQYMIDEIINQIKIACDEAEVDVPNIFTEFGSFTVGESGGAIYQILYQKQQNDREKWNMIDSSFITTLPDTWAINKRFIMLAVNRWNDTYERVLLGGMTCDSDDYYNSEQNMNAIYLPKYNKEKPLYIGFFNTGAYQETIGGYGGLHHCLIPQPKHILIDRDENGILATEVFSEQQTSEDVLKILGYDKK; this is encoded by the coding sequence ATGAATACAAAATACTACGACTTAATAAATCAAACTTATTATTTCCCTCAAGAAGAGTTTACCTTAAACAAAGATAATCTTCAGTTTCACAATATCGATTTGATGAAACTGGTAGAAAAATATGGTACGCCATTAAAATTCACTTATTTACCTCAAATTTCTAACAACATCAACAAAGCCAAAAGCTGGTTTCGTAAATCGATGGAAAAAAACAAATATGAGGCTAAATATTTTTATTGCTACTGTACCAAAAGCTCTCATTTTGAATACATAATGAATGAAGCTTTCAAAAATAATATTCATATCGAAACGTCATCGGCATTTGATATTAATATTGTTGAAAATCTTTTGGCAAATGGCAAAATAAACAAAAGCACATATGTAATTTGTAATGGTTTCAAAAGAGATCAATACATTGACAACATTGCCCGATTAATAAATAATGGTCATAAAAATGCCATTCCTATTATTGATAATTTTGAAGAATTAGATTTGCTTCAAGGTCAAATAAAAGGAAAATTTAAAATTGGGATTCGTATTGCTGCAGAAGAAGAACCAAAATTTGAGTTCTATACTTCACGTTTGGGAATTGGATACAAAAACATTGTTCCTTTCTATAAAAAAGAAATTAAGGAGAATAAAAAACTGGAACTTAAAATGTTGCACTTTTTTATTAATACCGGAATTAATGACAATGCTTATTATTGGAACGAATTAGTAAAATGTATCAAAGTATATGTGGCGCTAAAAAAAGAGTGTCCAACATTAGACGGTTTGAATATTGGTGGTGGTTTCCCTATCAAAAATTCATTAACTTTTGAATACGATTACCAATATATGATTGATGAAATTATCAATCAGATTAAAATTGCCTGTGACGAAGCAGAAGTTGATGTTCCCAATATTTTTACCGAGTTTGGGTCTTTTACAGTTGGAGAAAGCGGCGGTGCCATTTATCAGATTTTGTATCAAAAACAACAAAACGACAGAGAGAAATGGAATATGATTGATTCTTCTTTCATTACAACTTTGCCGGATACTTGGGCTATCAATAAACGTTTTATCATGCTGGCTGTTAACCGCTGGAATGATACTTACGAAAGGGTTTTATTAGGCGGAATGACTTGTGATAGTGATGATTATTACAACTCTGAGCAAAATATGAATGCCATTTATTTACCTAAATACAATAAAGAAAAACCATTGTATATTGGTTTTTTCAATACAGGAGCATATCAGGAAACAATAGGTGGTTATGGTGGTTTGCATCACTGTTTAATCCCACAACCCAAACATATTTTAATTGACCGGGACGAAAACGGAATTTTGGCAACCGAAGTATTTTCGGAACAACAAACTTCTGAAGACGTTCTAAAAATATTAGGTTACGACAAAAAATAA
- the aroB gene encoding 3-dehydroquinate synthase, with amino-acid sequence MQTIQANNYPIYFNEKGYEALNLHLKEHKYSNLFIIVDSCTNEFCLPKFLPYLETELTIEIIEFDAGEANKNIDTCVEIWKVLTELGADRKSLVINLGGGVVTDLGGFVSSTFKRGIDFIHIPTTLLSMVDASVGGKNGVDLGNLKNQIGVINVPKMVLIDTQYLETVPQNEMRSGLAEMLKHGLIYDKAYWEQFLDLKAIDFADFDALIYRSVEIKNEIVKQDPTEKNIRKSLNFGHTLGHAIESYFLENENKTTLLHGEAIAVGMILESYIALKKDLINEAEYFQIKSAIKSIYNDIIFEENDIEPILELLIHDKKNEFGTIQFALIEGIGKIKINQLVENELILAAFQDYKS; translated from the coding sequence ATGCAGACGATTCAAGCCAATAATTACCCAATATATTTCAACGAAAAAGGATATGAAGCCCTTAATCTTCATTTAAAAGAACATAAATATTCTAACCTGTTTATCATCGTTGATAGTTGTACCAATGAATTTTGCTTGCCTAAATTCCTTCCGTATTTAGAAACAGAACTTACTATAGAAATCATAGAATTTGATGCGGGAGAAGCCAATAAAAACATTGATACATGTGTAGAAATCTGGAAAGTATTGACGGAACTTGGTGCTGACAGAAAAAGTCTTGTAATCAATTTGGGGGGTGGAGTTGTAACTGATTTAGGTGGTTTTGTATCTTCTACGTTCAAAAGAGGTATTGACTTTATTCACATCCCAACAACGCTGCTTTCTATGGTAGATGCATCGGTAGGTGGAAAAAACGGAGTAGATTTAGGGAATCTTAAAAATCAAATTGGGGTTATAAATGTTCCAAAAATGGTTCTTATAGACACCCAATATCTTGAAACAGTCCCACAAAACGAAATGCGTTCCGGATTAGCAGAAATGTTGAAACACGGACTAATATATGACAAAGCCTATTGGGAACAATTTTTGGATTTAAAAGCCATTGATTTCGCTGATTTTGATGCTTTAATTTACCGTTCTGTTGAAATCAAAAATGAAATTGTAAAACAAGATCCTACCGAAAAAAATATCCGAAAATCATTGAATTTTGGACACACTCTGGGACATGCAATTGAAAGTTACTTTCTGGAAAATGAGAATAAAACTACATTATTGCACGGAGAAGCCATTGCTGTAGGAATGATTCTGGAAAGTTATATTGCACTAAAAAAGGATTTGATCAACGAAGCAGAATATTTTCAAATAAAATCAGCTATTAAATCCATATATAACGACATCATTTTTGAAGAAAATGACATCGAACCTATCTTAGAATTGCTTATTCATGATAAGAAAAATGAGTTTGGAACCATCCAATTCGCATTAATTGAAGGTATCGGAAAAATAAAAATCAATCAATTGGTTGAAAATGAATTAATTCTTGCCGCCTTTCAAGATTATAAATCTTAA
- a CDS encoding ABC transporter ATP-binding protein, giving the protein MGRFKENDLPKSKITASSLNKAKIIFKYAGKNRWKFYVGLVFLLLTSVTALAFPKFMGMLVDCVNKKDSALANQIALGLGLVLILQSVFSFFRLSLFVNFTENTLANVRLALYTNLVKLPMSFFSQKRVGELNSRISNDIGQIQDTLTTTIAEFLRQFILIIGSFIMLASINIKLTIMMVSVVPLVGVAAVIFGRFIRKYSKKVQDQVAESQVVVEETMQGISIVKAFANEWYEIERYKEKIKEVVKIAIKGGQFRGYFASFIIICLFGTIVAVVWYGVQLSIAGEITVGELFTFILYSSYVGASSGGIAELYAQMQKAIGATERVFELLEEIPEKINTTQSAASVEKIKGNVTFKNVAFHYPSRKEVKVLKDVSFTASFGQKIAIVGPSGAGKSTIASLLLRFYNVNEGEILIDEKNIYDYDLENLRGNMSIVPQDVILFGGTIRENIAYGKPNATEEEILIAAKQANAYNFIESFPEKFETIVGERGIKLSGGQRQRIAIARALLKNPSILILDEATSSLDSESEKLVQEALEILMEGRTSIIIAHRLSTIRSADQILVLDNGEITEQGTHTELITLENGIYKNLSNLQFNNF; this is encoded by the coding sequence ATGGGAAGATTCAAAGAAAACGATTTGCCAAAATCAAAAATTACTGCAAGTTCACTCAATAAAGCCAAAATTATTTTTAAATATGCAGGGAAAAATCGTTGGAAATTTTATGTTGGTCTAGTCTTTCTGCTTCTTACCAGTGTAACCGCTTTGGCTTTCCCTAAATTTATGGGAATGTTAGTAGATTGTGTCAATAAAAAAGACAGCGCTCTTGCGAATCAAATTGCCCTTGGATTAGGATTAGTCCTAATATTACAATCTGTTTTTTCATTTTTCAGATTATCACTATTTGTAAATTTCACTGAAAACACATTGGCTAATGTTCGTTTAGCACTTTATACTAATTTAGTCAAATTACCGATGTCTTTTTTCTCGCAAAAACGAGTTGGAGAATTGAACAGTAGAATCAGCAACGATATCGGACAAATTCAAGATACACTGACAACCACAATTGCAGAGTTTTTACGTCAATTTATCTTAATAATCGGAAGTTTTATAATGCTGGCCAGTATCAACATCAAGTTAACTATTATGATGGTTTCAGTAGTGCCATTAGTGGGAGTTGCTGCAGTTATTTTTGGCCGATTCATTAGAAAGTATTCTAAAAAAGTTCAAGACCAAGTAGCCGAAAGCCAAGTTGTTGTCGAGGAAACTATGCAAGGAATCAGTATTGTAAAAGCTTTTGCAAACGAATGGTACGAAATAGAACGCTATAAAGAAAAAATCAAAGAAGTTGTAAAAATCGCCATTAAGGGTGGTCAATTCAGAGGTTATTTTGCTTCATTCATTATTATTTGTTTGTTCGGAACTATTGTGGCTGTTGTTTGGTACGGCGTTCAATTGAGTATTGCAGGCGAAATTACCGTTGGTGAATTATTCACCTTTATTTTGTATTCAAGTTATGTAGGTGCTTCATCAGGCGGAATTGCCGAATTGTATGCACAAATGCAAAAAGCGATTGGTGCTACTGAAAGAGTTTTTGAATTATTGGAAGAAATTCCTGAAAAAATCAACACTACACAAAGTGCGGCCTCAGTTGAGAAAATAAAAGGAAATGTTACGTTCAAAAATGTAGCTTTTCATTATCCTTCGAGAAAAGAAGTCAAAGTATTAAAAGATGTAAGTTTTACCGCCAGCTTCGGGCAAAAAATAGCAATTGTCGGGCCAAGTGGCGCTGGTAAATCGACTATCGCTTCCTTATTATTGCGTTTTTACAATGTTAATGAAGGCGAAATATTAATTGACGAAAAAAACATTTACGATTATGATTTAGAAAATCTTCGCGGGAATATGAGTATTGTTCCACAGGACGTAATTCTTTTTGGCGGAACTATTCGGGAAAACATTGCTTACGGAAAACCTAATGCTACCGAAGAAGAAATTCTTATTGCAGCAAAACAAGCCAATGCTTATAATTTTATTGAAAGTTTCCCTGAAAAATTTGAAACAATTGTCGGTGAAAGAGGAATCAAATTATCGGGTGGACAACGACAACGCATCGCAATTGCAAGAGCTTTATTAAAAAATCCAAGTATTTTAATTCTGGATGAAGCCACTTCTTCATTAGACAGTGAAAGCGAAAAGTTAGTGCAAGAAGCATTAGAAATTTTGATGGAAGGAAGAACCAGTATAATTATTGCGCACCGCCTTTCGACCATACGCAGCGCAGATCAAATTTTGGTTCTTGATAACGGCGAAATAACTGAACAAGGAACACATACTGAATTAATTACTTTAGAAAACGGAATCTATAAAAATTTAAGTAATCTGCAGTTTAATAATTTTTAG
- a CDS encoding DinB family protein — translation MNSNQLPVNEYSNFNATYIKAAANVELIEELEICLHEFIRFVQNIPMDKFDYRYAEGKWTIKDIIQHVIDTERIFAYRALRISRNDTTPLPGFEENDYVENTKANERGIQDLLAEFSAVRYAALFLFKSFSEEQLKRIGTASGTVISVRAIGFIIIGHQKHHQNVFQERYL, via the coding sequence ATGAATTCAAATCAATTACCAGTAAATGAATATTCAAATTTTAACGCAACTTATATCAAAGCCGCTGCAAATGTAGAATTGATAGAAGAATTGGAAATTTGTTTACATGAATTTATTCGTTTTGTCCAAAATATTCCAATGGATAAATTCGATTATCGGTATGCCGAAGGAAAATGGACAATAAAGGATATTATTCAGCATGTGATTGATACGGAACGTATTTTTGCGTATAGAGCTTTGCGAATTTCCAGAAATGATACCACTCCGTTGCCAGGTTTTGAGGAAAATGATTATGTAGAAAACACAAAAGCTAACGAAAGAGGTATTCAGGATTTATTAGCTGAATTCTCTGCGGTTCGTTACGCAGCCTTATTTCTTTTTAAGAGTTTTTCAGAAGAGCAATTAAAAAGAATAGGAACGGCATCAGGAACGGTGATTTCTGTTCGTGCCATAGGTTTTATAATTATTGGACATCAAAAACACCATCAGAATGTTTTTCAAGAAAGATATTTGTAG
- a CDS encoding proline dehydrogenase family protein: protein MKEIFNNTQIAFSLKSDTELDRAYFLFKMIDNQPLVRIGTAVTNFAIKANLPVEGLIRATVFDHFCGGVNENDCLTVVDKMFTKGVSSVLDYSVEGKEEEEQFDAALEMTLKTIEFAKEREAIPFAVFKPTGFGRLDLYEKVGEKQALTPAEDLEWNRVVERFDFVCNEAHKKNVALLIDAEESWMQDAADDLVTKMMQKYNKEKAIVFNTLQMYRWDRLDYLKKLHEKAKKEGFFIGMKLVRGAYMEKENERAEERGYPTPICASKEATDVNYDAAVQYMMEHLDQMSIFAGIHNELSSYKLMDLIQEKGIKTNDHNVWFGQLYGMSDNISYNLAAHGYNVAKYLPFGPVKDVMPYLIRRAEENTSVAGQTSRELAMIKTERNRRKGK from the coding sequence ATGAAAGAAATATTCAATAACACACAAATTGCATTTTCATTAAAAAGCGATACCGAACTCGATAGAGCTTATTTTCTCTTCAAAATGATTGATAATCAGCCTTTAGTGCGAATAGGAACCGCTGTAACCAATTTTGCTATAAAAGCGAACCTTCCGGTGGAAGGATTAATACGTGCAACTGTTTTTGACCATTTTTGTGGTGGTGTAAATGAGAATGATTGTTTGACTGTGGTCGATAAAATGTTTACCAAAGGAGTTTCGTCTGTTTTAGATTATTCAGTAGAAGGAAAAGAAGAAGAAGAGCAGTTTGATGCGGCCCTTGAAATGACTTTAAAAACAATAGAATTTGCCAAAGAACGGGAAGCAATTCCGTTTGCAGTGTTTAAACCAACCGGTTTTGGTCGTCTTGATTTATATGAAAAAGTAGGTGAAAAGCAAGCATTGACTCCGGCAGAAGATTTAGAGTGGAATAGAGTAGTGGAACGTTTTGATTTTGTTTGTAACGAAGCCCATAAAAAAAATGTTGCTTTATTGATTGATGCCGAAGAAAGTTGGATGCAAGATGCCGCCGATGATTTGGTTACTAAAATGATGCAGAAATACAATAAAGAGAAAGCAATTGTTTTTAATACTTTACAAATGTACCGTTGGGATCGTTTGGATTATTTAAAAAAATTGCATGAAAAAGCTAAAAAAGAAGGTTTTTTTATTGGAATGAAATTAGTTCGAGGTGCTTACATGGAAAAGGAAAATGAGCGTGCTGAAGAAAGAGGATATCCAACTCCAATTTGTGCTTCAAAAGAAGCTACAGATGTGAATTATGACGCAGCAGTTCAATACATGATGGAGCATTTAGACCAGATGTCCATTTTTGCCGGAATACATAATGAATTGAGTTCTTACAAATTAATGGATTTAATTCAGGAAAAAGGAATAAAAACTAATGATCACAATGTTTGGTTTGGTCAATTATACGGAATGAGTGATAATATCAGTTATAATCTGGCAGCTCATGGATATAATGTGGCTAAATATTTGCCGTTTGGTCCTGTAAAAGATGTGATGCCTTACTTGATTCGTCGTGCAGAAGAAAATACTTCGGTAGCTGGGCAAACAAGCAGAGAATTAGCGATGATAAAAACAGAAAGAAACAGAAGAAAAGGGAAGTAG
- a CDS encoding DNA primase: MKRVIVDYAKLTNEILNLLVEKFPDGYDDSNIIRFRNAKNELIEAVEVRTEDTIYLVKVSTKLADRIENFDEDDEIIDEVVEPIKGLDLDDDDIDDDDDEDENLDKPDSESDDDDEADDKEISDEDDEDDDED, from the coding sequence ATGAAAAGAGTAATTGTTGATTACGCAAAACTTACCAACGAAATTTTAAACCTTTTGGTAGAGAAATTTCCTGATGGTTATGATGATTCGAACATTATCCGTTTTAGAAATGCTAAAAACGAATTAATTGAAGCTGTCGAAGTACGAACTGAGGATACTATTTATTTAGTAAAAGTAAGCACCAAATTAGCAGACAGAATTGAAAATTTTGACGAAGATGATGAAATTATCGACGAAGTCGTAGAACCAATCAAAGGTCTTGACCTTGACGATGACGACATTGACGATGATGACGACGAAGATGAAAATCTGGACAAACCTGATTCCGAAAGTGATGACGACGACGAAGCAGATGATAAAGAAATCTCTGACGAAGACGACGAAGATGATGATGAAGATTAA
- a CDS encoding GIY-YIG nuclease family protein: MDFVVYILLSATKNRFYVGFTSNLEERLVRHNQKSKGFTGNVNDWKVVHVENYQTKELAHKRELQIKSWKSRIKIQELISKKRVAQRVQSIPIFIGSGRGFEPLIAHSSTNDLRLF, translated from the coding sequence ATGGACTTTGTAGTATACATTTTATTAAGCGCAACCAAGAATAGATTTTATGTTGGATTCACTTCTAATTTAGAAGAAAGACTCGTTAGGCATAATCAAAAAAGCAAAGGCTTTACTGGAAATGTAAACGACTGGAAAGTTGTTCATGTCGAAAACTATCAAACTAAAGAATTAGCTCACAAGAGAGAATTACAAATTAAATCTTGGAAAAGTAGAATTAAGATTCAAGAATTAATCTCAAAAAAAAGAGTAGCTCAGCGGGTCCAGAGCATTCCGATTTTCATCGGAAGCGGTCGGGGGTTCGAACCCCTCATCGCCCACAGTAGTACCAATGACCTTAGATTATTTTAA
- the recQ gene encoding DNA helicase RecQ, producing MTTEILHAKLKENFGFEKFRPNQEAIINCVLSGQDTLAIMPTGGGKSICFQLPALVLPGITIVISPLIALMKDQVDSLKANGIEACFINSSQTETEQQFYIDHLQSNLMKLVYVAPESLSYLENVFSQTTVSLIAIDEAHCISAWGHDFRPAYTNLGYLKNRFPSTPILALTATADKATRKDISQQLNLKNAKTFVASFDRKNLSLEVRPALDRVKQIIDFIKGKPNESGIIYCLSRKTTEELAEKLQKIGLNAKAYHAGLDTKIRSKTQDEFINDDCQVVCATIAFGMGIDKSNVRWVIHYNLPKNIEGYYQEIGRAGRDGLPSETILFESYGDVIQLQKFASEGLNAEVQLAKLERMKQYADALSCRRKILLSYFGELVTENCGNCDICKNPPAFFDGTIIAQKALSAVIRLQESEPLPVIIDFLRGSKNAYIFEKEYQNLKTYGVGHDISWYDWNQYLIQLINLGFCEIAFHQQNKIRLTAFAKKVLFEGEKVLLNTVQKNNIEKSESKEPKSKTIANSLFETLRRLRYEISKEEEVPAYVIFSDAALRQMETNRPMSDQELIAIDGVGKAKLEKYGDVFIKVIIDFEKNKPLKRKKEATTYKETLELYLKGFSAEEISQQRKLGIGTIMSHLAKLYVDGEAIDLSPFISKEEVEQIAEAQQKLDAPNALKPYFDFFEEKMAYEKIRLALAILEKENLV from the coding sequence ATGACAACAGAAATTTTACACGCCAAATTAAAAGAGAATTTTGGGTTTGAAAAATTCAGACCCAATCAAGAAGCCATCATAAATTGTGTGCTTTCAGGTCAGGACACTTTAGCCATTATGCCAACCGGAGGAGGGAAATCAATTTGTTTCCAACTCCCTGCTTTAGTTTTACCCGGCATAACGATTGTGATTTCTCCACTTATTGCCTTGATGAAAGATCAAGTAGACAGTTTAAAAGCAAACGGAATTGAAGCTTGTTTTATCAACAGCAGCCAAACAGAAACGGAACAGCAATTTTATATAGATCACTTACAATCGAATCTGATGAAACTGGTTTATGTCGCTCCCGAAAGTTTATCCTACTTAGAAAATGTATTTAGTCAAACAACAGTAAGTCTGATTGCAATTGACGAAGCACATTGTATTTCGGCTTGGGGACATGATTTTAGACCTGCATACACCAACTTAGGATACCTAAAAAATCGCTTTCCTTCTACTCCAATCCTTGCTTTAACTGCCACTGCTGATAAAGCTACACGTAAAGACATTAGCCAACAATTAAACCTTAAAAATGCTAAAACTTTCGTAGCTTCTTTTGATAGAAAAAATTTAAGCTTAGAAGTTCGGCCCGCATTAGACAGAGTCAAACAAATTATCGATTTTATAAAAGGAAAACCTAATGAATCCGGAATTATCTATTGTTTAAGTAGAAAAACAACCGAAGAATTAGCCGAAAAATTACAAAAAATCGGCCTTAATGCTAAAGCCTATCATGCAGGTTTAGACACTAAAATTCGCTCTAAAACCCAAGATGAATTCATTAATGACGATTGCCAAGTAGTTTGCGCGACAATAGCTTTTGGCATGGGAATCGACAAATCAAATGTACGCTGGGTAATTCATTACAATTTACCCAAAAACATTGAAGGTTATTATCAGGAAATTGGTCGTGCCGGTCGGGATGGATTACCGTCCGAAACTATACTATTCGAAAGTTATGGAGATGTCATTCAATTACAAAAGTTTGCTTCTGAAGGTTTAAATGCCGAAGTACAATTGGCCAAACTCGAAAGAATGAAACAATACGCGGACGCACTGAGCTGCCGTCGCAAAATATTACTTTCTTATTTTGGTGAATTAGTGACCGAAAATTGTGGTAACTGTGACATTTGCAAAAACCCTCCTGCTTTTTTTGACGGAACAATTATTGCACAAAAAGCATTGTCAGCCGTGATTCGTCTTCAAGAAAGCGAGCCATTACCCGTAATTATTGACTTTTTGAGAGGTTCAAAAAACGCATACATTTTTGAAAAAGAATATCAAAATTTGAAAACTTATGGCGTTGGTCATGATATTTCTTGGTACGATTGGAACCAATATTTAATTCAACTGATTAATTTAGGATTTTGCGAAATTGCTTTTCACCAACAAAACAAAATCAGATTAACCGCTTTTGCCAAAAAAGTATTGTTTGAAGGAGAAAAAGTACTCCTGAATACCGTTCAGAAAAACAATATAGAAAAATCCGAGAGCAAAGAACCGAAAAGTAAAACTATCGCCAATTCTCTTTTTGAAACACTTAGAAGACTACGTTATGAAATTTCAAAAGAGGAAGAAGTTCCAGCTTACGTGATTTTCAGTGATGCAGCTTTGCGCCAAATGGAAACTAACAGACCAATGAGTGATCAAGAATTAATCGCAATTGACGGAGTCGGAAAAGCAAAACTTGAAAAATATGGAGATGTCTTCATTAAAGTTATTATCGATTTTGAAAAAAACAAACCTTTAAAAAGGAAAAAAGAAGCCACAACTTATAAAGAAACATTAGAATTATACCTAAAAGGATTTTCGGCTGAGGAAATTTCGCAACAGCGAAAACTAGGCATTGGAACTATTATGTCACATTTAGCAAAATTATATGTTGATGGAGAAGCAATCGACCTAAGTCCGTTTATCTCAAAAGAAGAAGTCGAACAAATTGCCGAAGCGCAACAAAAACTAGATGCGCCAAATGCACTAAAACCGTATTTTGATTTTTTTGAAGAAAAAATGGCTTATGAAAAAATACGTTTAGCGTTAGCAATTTTAGAAAAAGAGAATTTAGTGTAA
- a CDS encoding DNA-deoxyinosine glycosylase: MINSFPAFVDSNTKILILGTMPGIASLTKQEYYGNPRNHFWRIMYTLFDTLPVSDSFEEKIQLLQKNKIGLWDVLENCERKGSLDIHIKNHKENDFGMLFKQYPAIHTIVFNGKESHKYFIKKFGQIEGITYYVMPSTSPANTMSFENKLKIWSTGFL, encoded by the coding sequence ATGATCAATTCCTTTCCGGCATTTGTAGATTCTAACACTAAAATTTTGATTTTAGGAACAATGCCCGGCATAGCTTCGTTGACTAAGCAGGAATATTATGGAAACCCGAGAAACCATTTTTGGAGAATCATGTATACTTTGTTTGATACTTTGCCGGTTTCTGATAGTTTTGAAGAAAAAATACAATTACTGCAAAAAAATAAAATTGGACTTTGGGATGTTCTTGAAAATTGTGAAAGAAAAGGAAGTTTAGACATACATATCAAAAATCATAAAGAAAATGATTTTGGAATGCTATTCAAACAATACCCGGCAATTCATACCATTGTTTTTAACGGAAAAGAAAGTCACAAGTATTTTATTAAAAAATTCGGGCAAATAGAAGGCATCACGTATTATGTGATGCCTTCGACTAGTCCTGCTAATACAATGTCTTTTGAAAACAAATTGAAAATTTGGTCAACAGGTTTTCTATAA
- a CDS encoding deoxyhypusine synthase family protein: MSKGPISQFIEKHYLHFNSASLVDAAKAYEQQLANGAKMMVSMAGAMSTAEIGKIFAEIIRQDKVQIISCTGANLEEDIMNLVAHSHYERVPNYRDLTPQDEWDLLERGLNRVTDTCIPEHEAFRRLQKHIYKIWKDADDKGERYFPHEFMYKMLLSGVLEEYYEIDLKDSWMYAAAEKNLPIIVPGWEDSTMGNIFASYVIKGDLKASTMKSGIEYMVFLSDWYPKNSTNGVGFFQIGGGIAGDFPICVVPMLYQDMEMHDIPFWSYFCQISDSTTSYGSYSGAVPNEKITWGKLDIKTPKFIIESDATIVAPLIFAYLLDL, encoded by the coding sequence ATGAGCAAAGGACCAATCAGTCAGTTTATTGAAAAGCATTATTTGCATTTTAATTCTGCATCTTTAGTTGATGCCGCAAAGGCATACGAACAGCAATTAGCCAATGGTGCAAAAATGATGGTGAGCATGGCTGGTGCAATGAGTACCGCTGAAATTGGAAAGATTTTTGCCGAAATAATCCGTCAGGATAAAGTGCAAATTATTTCTTGTACAGGTGCCAATTTAGAGGAAGATATCATGAATTTAGTGGCTCATTCTCACTATGAAAGAGTACCAAATTACCGTGATTTGACTCCACAAGACGAATGGGATTTATTAGAAAGAGGACTAAACAGAGTTACAGATACTTGTATTCCGGAGCATGAAGCATTCCGTCGTTTGCAAAAACACATTTACAAAATCTGGAAAGATGCTGATGATAAAGGAGAACGTTATTTTCCACATGAGTTTATGTACAAAATGTTACTTTCTGGTGTTCTTGAAGAATATTATGAAATTGACTTAAAAGACAGCTGGATGTATGCCGCTGCTGAGAAAAACTTGCCAATTATTGTTCCAGGATGGGAAGATAGTACCATGGGTAATATCTTTGCTTCCTATGTTATAAAAGGAGATTTAAAAGCTTCTACAATGAAATCTGGTATAGAATATATGGTTTTCTTATCTGATTGGTATCCAAAAAATAGTACAAACGGTGTTGGATTCTTCCAAATTGGAGGAGGAATCGCAGGTGATTTCCCAATATGCGTTGTACCAATGTTGTACCAAGATATGGAAATGCATGATATTCCTTTTTGGAGCTATTTCTGTCAGATTTCAGACTCAACAACCAGTTATGGTTCGTATTCTGGAGCGGTACCGAATGAAAAAATAACTTGGGGTAAATTAGATATCAAAACGCCAAAGTTCATTATTGAGTCCGATGCTACAATTGTGGCACCTTTAATTTTCGCTTATTTATTAGATTTATAG